In Elaeis guineensis isolate ETL-2024a chromosome 1, EG11, whole genome shotgun sequence, a genomic segment contains:
- the LOC105038040 gene encoding probable serine/threonine-protein kinase At1g01540 has product MSPEYSSPFLNDELSKRTVIFGLHMWVIVGICVGAAFVLLLFLISLWLAFRRGGATPAPAHNLPKPSRHPSSIPVISKEIQEIRVDPSRPPDTRPSLAHALHKPLPESQTPSVSNERQALLVPPDEESPILQQRIHIEIGKDHRITYPERGGAGAGAGSSHGSGESRSVEQPMIAIPEVSHLGWGHWYTLRELEVATNMFADENVIGEGGYGIVYHGVLEDKTQVAVKNLLNNRGQAEREFKVEVEAIGRVRHKNLVRLLGYCAEGAHRILVYEYVDNWNLEQWLHGEVGPCSPLTWDIRMNIILGTAKGLMYLHEGLEPKVVHRDIKSSNILLDKQWNPKVSDFGLAKLLGSERSYVTTRVMGTFGYVAPEYASTGMLNERSDVYSFGILIMEIISGRNPVDYSRPPGEINLVEWLKTMVSNRNSEGVLDPKLPEKPSSRALKRALLVALRCVDPDAQKRPKMGHVIHMLEVDDFPYRDERRTGRTYRGGPHEKTNLLEKPVTESGDSSGYESNTNVNGPSRWRKQVDS; this is encoded by the exons ATGTCGCCGGAGTACAGCTCGCCGTTCCTCAACGACGAGCTCTCGAAACGGACGGTGATCTTCGGCCTCCACATGTGGGTCATTGTCGGCATCTGCGTCGGCGCAGCCTTTGTCCTTCTCCTGTTCCTCATCTCCCTCTGGCTCGCCTTCCGCCGCGGGGGCGCCACCCCCGCCCCCGCCCACAACCTCCCCAAGCCCTCCCGCCACCCCTCTTCCATCCCCGTCATCTCCAAGGAAATCCAAGAAATCCGCGTCGACCCCTCCCGGCCCCCCGACACCCGGCCTTCCCTCGCCCACGCCCTCCACAAGCCCCTCCCCGAGTCCCAGACCCCCTCCGTTTCCAACGAGCGGCAGGCCCTCCTCGTGCCGCCCGACGAGGAGAGCCCGATTCTGCAGCAGAGGATCCACATCGAGATTGGCAAGGACCATAGGATCACCTACCCGGAGCGCGGCGGCGCCGGCGCCGGCGCCGGCTCGTCACACGGCAGTGGCGAGAGTCGGTCGGTGGAGCAGCCAATGATCGCAATACCGGAGGTGTCTCATTTGGGCTGGGGGCATTGGTACACTCTCCGGGAGCTCGAGGTGGCGACCAATATGTTCGCCGACGAGAATGTGATCGGAGAGGGTGGGTATGGGATCGTCTACCATGGTGTTTTGGAGGACAAAACTCAGGTCGCTGTCAAGAACTTGCTCAATAATAG GGGTCAAGCTGAGAGGGAATTCAAGGTGGAAGTGGAAGCAATTGGGCGTGTTCGACATAAGAATTTGGTGAGGCTACTGGGTTATTGTGCTGAAGGTGCTCATAG GATACTTGTTTATGAGTATGTTGATAACTGGAACTTAGAACAGTGGCTTCATGGTGAAGTTGGACCTTGCAGCCCGCTCACATGGGATATTCGCATGAATATTATACTTGGAACAGCAAAAGG TTTAATGTACTTACATGAGGGGTTAGAACCGAAGGTAGTTCACCGGGATATTAAATCGAGCAACATTTTGCTTGACAAGCAGTGGAATCCCAAGGTTTCAGATTTTGGGCTTGCCAAGCTCCTGGGGTCAGAAAGGAGCTATGTAACGACGAGGGTGATGGGAACATTTGG TTATGTTGCTCCTGAGTATGCTAGTACTGGTATGTTGAATGAGAGGAGCGATGTGTATAGCTTTGGGATTCTTATTATGGAAATCATTTCTGGTCGAAACCCAGTTGACTACAGCAGGCCTCCAGGAGAG ATTAATCTAGTTGAATGGCTTAAAACGATGGTCAGCAATCGGAATTCTGAAGGGGTTTTGGATCCTAAATTGCCTGAAAAACCTTCTTCAAGGGCATTGAAAAGAGCTCTTCTAGTAGCTCTGCGATGTGTGGATCCTGATGCACAGAAAAGGCCGAAGATGGGGCATGTGATACACATGCTTGAAGTTGATGATTTTCCATATCGAGAT GAACGGCGCACTGGACGAACATATAGAGGCGGCCCTCATGAGAAAACAAATTTGTTAGAAAAGCCAGTAACTGAATCGGGTGATAGTAGCGGGTACGAGAGCAATACCAATGTCAATGGACCTTCTAGGTGGAGAAAGCAAGTGGATAGCTGA